A genomic window from Candidatus Kouleothrix ribensis includes:
- the uvrA gene encoding excinuclease ABC subunit UvrA, which yields MPGDQIIVRGAREHNLKNIDVTIPRDRLVVITGLSGSGKSTLAFDTIFAEGQRRYVESLSVYARQFLGQLNKPDVDSIDGLSPAIAIDQKGNTRNPRSTVGTVTEIYDYLRLLFARAGRPHCPLDGRPLERQTAQQMVDAILALPVGSRLLLLAPLVRDKKGEHQKVLADARKAGFVRVRVDGEVHDLADELKLEKYRAHTIEAVVDRLVIRAQPAAGSSDETNHEGRAAQSSQRKPQNVDHPDRIRVADSVETALKVGGGTLVVQIVNGATQSFSQQYACPVHGPINLSQLEPRDFSFNSPNGACPTCTGLGVIREIDPDLVLPDRALTLAEGAIVPWSRMSRMQRRYFDDLLESLAGHLGFSLQTPVRELPPDVIGMILYGSNGDIVPLRYHMRGEERLINGPFEGVIPSLRRRLDEAADEAEKAEIDQYMTPRICTSCNGARLRPEVLGVTINGQNIAQVAAMPVAEGLGWCEALALQSKDAALAEHGQRLPDRPTAEASPQPHEPLTGRERMIAAPILKEVRARLAFLVEVGLGYLTLDRTAATLSGGEAQRIRLATQIGAGLMGVLYILDEPSIGLHPRDHYRLLATIQQLRDLGNTVLIVEHDEDTIRAADWIVDIGPGAGEHGGELIASGPLAAIIAEPRSVTGQFLSGKRRIPVPKRRRTGSGKRVTIKGAREHNLKQIEVTLPLGTLICVTGVSGSGKSTLVTDTLYPRLAQVLYGAKQRPGAHDAIYGIEQLDKVIDIDQSPIGRTPRSNPATYTKAFDPIRQLFAQVPEARARGYDASRFSFNVKGGRCEHCNGEGLMQIEMQFLPDLFVPCEVCGGARYNRETLDILYRGKTIAGVLDMTVNAALAFFEQVPAIREKLQTLADVGLGYVRLGQSATTLSGGEAQRIKLATELARRATGRTLYILDEPTTGLHFADIEQLLHVLQRLVDTGNTVLVIEHNLDIIKSADWVIDMGPEGGAAGGQVIAAGTPEQIAQVPESHTGAFLRKLL from the coding sequence ATGCCCGGCGACCAGATCATTGTGCGCGGCGCTCGCGAGCATAACCTGAAGAATATCGATGTTACCATCCCGCGCGACCGGCTGGTGGTGATAACCGGCCTCTCCGGATCTGGAAAATCGACACTGGCGTTCGATACGATCTTCGCCGAGGGCCAGCGCCGCTATGTCGAGTCGCTCTCGGTGTATGCGCGCCAGTTTCTCGGCCAGCTGAATAAGCCCGATGTCGACTCGATCGACGGCCTCTCGCCGGCGATTGCGATCGATCAGAAGGGCAACACCCGCAACCCGCGCTCGACGGTCGGCACCGTCACCGAGATCTACGACTACCTGCGCCTGCTGTTCGCGCGCGCCGGCCGGCCGCACTGCCCGCTCGACGGACGCCCGCTCGAGCGCCAGACGGCCCAGCAGATGGTCGACGCGATCCTGGCGCTGCCGGTCGGCAGCCGCCTGCTGCTGCTGGCGCCGCTGGTGCGCGACAAGAAGGGCGAGCACCAGAAGGTGTTGGCCGACGCGCGGAAGGCCGGGTTTGTGCGCGTGCGCGTCGATGGCGAGGTACACGACCTGGCCGACGAGCTGAAGCTCGAGAAATACCGCGCCCACACGATCGAGGCGGTGGTCGACCGGCTGGTGATCCGCGCGCAGCCGGCAGCCGGCAGCAGCGATGAGACCAACCACGAAGGGCGTGCGGCTCAAAGCTCACAACGCAAACCTCAAAACGTGGATCATCCCGATCGGATCCGGGTGGCCGATTCGGTTGAGACGGCGCTCAAGGTGGGCGGCGGCACGCTGGTGGTGCAGATCGTCAACGGTGCCACGCAGAGCTTCTCGCAGCAGTATGCCTGCCCGGTACACGGCCCGATCAACCTGAGCCAGCTCGAGCCGCGCGACTTCTCGTTCAACAGCCCGAACGGCGCCTGCCCAACCTGCACAGGCCTCGGCGTGATCCGTGAGATCGACCCCGACCTGGTGCTGCCTGACCGTGCGCTGACGCTGGCCGAGGGCGCGATCGTGCCGTGGAGCCGCATGAGCCGCATGCAGCGGCGCTACTTCGACGACCTGCTCGAATCGCTGGCCGGGCACCTGGGCTTCTCGTTGCAGACGCCGGTGCGCGAGCTGCCGCCCGACGTGATCGGCATGATCCTGTACGGCTCGAATGGCGATATTGTGCCGCTGCGCTACCACATGCGCGGCGAAGAGCGGCTGATCAATGGGCCGTTCGAAGGCGTGATCCCCAGCTTGCGCCGGCGCCTCGACGAGGCCGCCGACGAGGCCGAGAAGGCCGAGATCGACCAGTATATGACGCCGCGGATCTGCACGAGCTGCAATGGCGCGCGCCTGCGCCCCGAGGTGCTGGGCGTGACGATCAACGGCCAGAACATCGCGCAGGTGGCGGCCATGCCGGTAGCCGAGGGGCTGGGCTGGTGCGAGGCGCTCGCGCTGCAAAGCAAGGATGCGGCATTGGCCGAGCATGGCCAGCGCCTGCCTGATCGGCCCACCGCCGAGGCCTCACCCCAACCGCACGAGCCGCTGACCGGCCGCGAGCGCATGATTGCGGCCCCGATCCTGAAGGAAGTGCGCGCCCGGCTGGCCTTTCTGGTCGAGGTCGGGCTGGGCTACCTGACGCTCGATCGCACCGCTGCGACGCTCTCGGGCGGCGAAGCCCAGCGCATCCGCCTGGCCACCCAGATCGGCGCGGGGCTGATGGGCGTGCTCTACATCCTCGACGAGCCAAGCATCGGCCTGCACCCGCGCGACCACTACCGCCTGCTGGCGACGATCCAGCAGCTGCGCGACCTGGGCAACACGGTGCTGATCGTTGAGCACGACGAGGACACCATCCGCGCGGCCGATTGGATCGTCGATATTGGGCCGGGCGCAGGCGAGCACGGCGGCGAGCTGATCGCCAGTGGGCCGCTGGCGGCGATCATCGCCGAGCCGCGCTCGGTCACCGGCCAGTTCCTGAGCGGCAAGCGGCGCATCCCTGTGCCGAAGCGGCGCCGCACCGGCAGCGGCAAGCGCGTGACGATCAAGGGTGCGCGCGAGCATAACCTGAAGCAGATCGAGGTGACACTGCCGCTCGGCACGCTGATCTGCGTCACCGGCGTCAGCGGCTCGGGCAAATCGACGCTGGTGACCGATACGCTCTACCCGCGGCTGGCCCAGGTGCTGTATGGCGCCAAGCAGCGCCCTGGCGCGCACGACGCGATCTATGGCATCGAGCAGCTCGATAAAGTGATCGACATCGACCAGTCGCCGATCGGGCGCACGCCGCGCTCGAACCCGGCCACCTACACCAAGGCGTTCGACCCCATCCGCCAGCTGTTTGCGCAGGTGCCCGAGGCGCGCGCGCGCGGCTACGACGCCAGCCGCTTCTCGTTCAATGTGAAGGGCGGGCGCTGCGAGCACTGCAACGGCGAGGGCCTGATGCAGATCGAGATGCAGTTTCTGCCCGACCTGTTCGTGCCGTGCGAGGTGTGCGGCGGCGCGCGCTATAACCGCGAGACGCTCGACATCCTGTATCGCGGCAAGACGATTGCCGGGGTGCTCGATATGACGGTCAATGCGGCGCTGGCATTCTTCGAGCAGGTGCCGGCCATCCGCGAGAAGCTGCAGACGCTGGCCGACGTGGGGTTGGGCTACGTGCGGCTTGGCCAATCGGCCACCACGCTCTCGGGCGGCGAAGCCCAGCGGATCAAGCTGGCCACCGAGCTGGCGCGGCGTGCCACCGGCCGCACGCTCTACATCCTCGACGAGCCAACCACCGGGCTGCATTTTGCCGACATCGAGCAGCTGCTGCATGTGCTGCAGCGGCTGGTCGACACCGGCAACACAGTGCTGGTGATCGAGCACAATCTCGATATCATCAAGAGCGCCGACTGGGTGATCGACATGGGCCCGGAAGGCGGCGCGGCCGGCGGCCAGGTGATCGCGGCCGGTACGCCCGAGCAGATCGCCCAGGTGCCCGAGTCGCACACCGGCGCGTTTCTGCGCAAGCTACTCTAG
- a CDS encoding MFS transporter, with product MFRRPGRLDASLVYIIMSGVATFASALMFTVLAVYYVSAVGMNPFQLVLVGTVLESVILLFEIPTGVVADTYSRRLSVIVGTFILGIAFVLEGALPLLAGVLAAEAIRGVGETFLSGATDAWLADEVGEEQVGRVYLRAAQVGRVVGILGVLASVGLASVQLALPVVLGGALYLALGVFLALCMPERGFRPAPREERASWRAMLGTFRAGARVVRASPVLLALLAVNLVGGAASEGFDRLWEAHMLLDFSFPSLGALKPVVWFGIINIGTAIVSMAISAVFQRRLDAISQSSRATARALLVLNGLIIASVITFALAGSFALAFAMLALKAVLHSLSGPLYGTWLIQQTSPQTRATVLSIGSQSNALGQTIGGPVVGAVGTIFSLRAALAVAGALLAPTLALYARTIRHAGLSGTSDTKSG from the coding sequence ATGTTTCGTCGCCCTGGAAGGCTCGACGCCTCCCTGGTCTATATCATCATGAGCGGCGTGGCCACGTTCGCCAGCGCGCTGATGTTCACCGTGCTGGCGGTCTACTACGTCAGCGCCGTCGGCATGAACCCATTTCAGCTGGTGCTGGTCGGCACCGTGCTGGAGAGCGTCATCCTGCTGTTCGAGATACCAACCGGCGTGGTGGCCGACACCTACAGCCGGCGGCTGTCGGTGATCGTCGGCACGTTCATCCTGGGGATCGCCTTCGTGCTCGAGGGCGCGCTGCCACTGCTGGCCGGCGTGCTGGCGGCCGAGGCGATCCGCGGCGTCGGCGAGACGTTTCTGAGCGGTGCGACCGACGCCTGGCTGGCCGACGAGGTCGGCGAGGAGCAGGTCGGCCGGGTGTACCTGCGTGCGGCCCAGGTCGGCCGGGTCGTCGGCATTCTTGGCGTGCTGGCCAGTGTCGGGCTGGCCAGCGTGCAGCTGGCGCTGCCGGTGGTGCTGGGCGGCGCGCTCTACCTGGCGCTCGGCGTCTTCTTGGCGCTGTGCATGCCCGAGCGCGGCTTCCGGCCGGCCCCGCGCGAGGAGCGTGCCTCCTGGCGCGCGATGCTCGGCACCTTCCGCGCGGGAGCGCGGGTGGTGCGCGCTAGCCCGGTGCTGCTGGCGCTGCTGGCCGTCAACCTGGTCGGCGGCGCGGCCAGCGAGGGCTTCGACCGGCTGTGGGAGGCACACATGCTGCTCGACTTCAGCTTCCCCTCGCTTGGCGCGCTCAAGCCGGTGGTCTGGTTCGGCATCATCAACATCGGCACCGCGATCGTCAGCATGGCCATCAGCGCGGTCTTTCAGCGGCGGCTAGACGCAATCAGCCAGAGCAGCCGGGCGACTGCGCGGGCGCTGCTGGTGCTGAACGGGCTGATCATCGCCAGCGTGATTACCTTCGCGCTAGCCGGCAGCTTCGCGCTGGCGTTCGCCATGCTGGCCCTCAAGGCCGTGCTCCACTCGCTCAGCGGCCCGCTCTACGGCACCTGGCTGATCCAGCAGACCAGCCCGCAGACGCGCGCGACCGTGCTCTCGATCGGCAGCCAGAGCAACGCGCTGGGCCAGACCATCGGCGGCCCCGTGGTCGGCGCGGTCGGCACGATCTTCTCGCTACGAGCGGCGCTGGCGGTGGCTGGCGCGCTGCTCGCGCCCACGCTGGCGCTCTACGCGCGCACGATCCGGCACGCCGGGCTGAGTGGCACGTCTGATACCAAATCCGGTTAA
- a CDS encoding arginine decarboxylase, which yields MLTDFLSRRDGRLLLADRIDLSAMVERYGAPLEIAYCPLITTQVERMLGWAAAARAEAGYDGAFQYAYATKANFAEEVVRTAIGAGANYETSATADVLIAHHLWQQGVLPESRYLFCNGSKEPSYIEAIVALREAGYARIVPILDDLNELDALLAGCSAPLLLGVRERHFADVVDPAHPGGERFGLTQAEIAEVARRLAGTPHQLVLYHAMVGSQLEDIDGWMGRLARSAAAYARLRRQVPTLRAFNFGGGMPTSAYALDFAFDYASFLRRLMATMAEVCAAHGVPQPDLVGEFGRYTVASHNVFLLEVGAVKPAQAAGGEPWYLVNGSMMVALPDALIVADQQFIVLPLDRWAAPAQGVRLGGRRTCDSDDMFPRPSQPPLMLPEDGQGLVVGLFGVGAYQQMIAGRGGAHHCLNPEMRRIIIEQDDDALVVREVAPQSLGTIMDALGYAAERLEPLAHPQPAPVERRTLREPLRAPRRPPLARMRYGGRERTGASASAV from the coding sequence ATGCTGACTGATTTTCTCAGTCGACGGGATGGGCGGCTGCTGCTTGCAGACCGCATCGACCTCAGCGCTATGGTTGAGCGCTATGGCGCGCCACTAGAGATCGCCTACTGCCCGCTGATTACCACGCAGGTCGAGCGTATGCTCGGCTGGGCTGCCGCTGCGCGCGCCGAGGCCGGCTACGACGGCGCGTTTCAGTATGCCTACGCCACCAAGGCTAATTTTGCCGAAGAGGTGGTGCGCACGGCGATCGGCGCCGGCGCGAACTACGAGACGTCGGCCACCGCCGATGTGCTGATCGCCCACCACCTGTGGCAGCAGGGCGTGCTGCCCGAGAGCCGCTACCTGTTCTGCAATGGCTCGAAGGAGCCCAGCTACATCGAGGCGATCGTCGCGCTGCGCGAGGCCGGCTACGCGCGGATCGTGCCGATCCTCGACGACCTGAACGAGCTCGACGCGCTGCTGGCAGGCTGCTCGGCGCCGCTGCTGCTCGGCGTGCGCGAGCGCCACTTCGCCGATGTGGTCGACCCGGCCCACCCCGGCGGCGAGCGCTTCGGGCTGACGCAGGCCGAGATCGCCGAGGTGGCGCGCCGCCTGGCCGGCACCCCGCACCAGCTGGTGCTCTACCACGCCATGGTCGGTAGCCAGCTCGAAGATATCGATGGCTGGATGGGCCGGCTGGCGCGCTCGGCGGCGGCGTATGCGCGCCTGCGCCGGCAGGTGCCGACATTGCGGGCGTTCAATTTCGGCGGCGGCATGCCCACTTCGGCCTACGCGCTCGACTTCGCCTTTGACTACGCCAGCTTCTTGCGCCGGCTGATGGCGACCATGGCCGAGGTGTGTGCCGCGCACGGCGTGCCGCAGCCCGATCTGGTCGGCGAATTCGGGCGCTACACGGTTGCGTCGCATAATGTGTTCCTGCTCGAGGTTGGCGCGGTCAAGCCGGCCCAGGCGGCCGGCGGCGAGCCGTGGTACCTGGTGAACGGCAGTATGATGGTGGCGCTGCCCGACGCGCTGATCGTCGCTGATCAGCAGTTCATCGTGCTGCCGCTCGATCGCTGGGCCGCGCCGGCACAGGGCGTGCGGCTGGGCGGGCGGCGCACCTGCGATTCCGACGATATGTTTCCGCGGCCGTCGCAGCCGCCGCTGATGCTGCCGGAAGATGGACAGGGGCTGGTGGTTGGCCTGTTCGGTGTAGGCGCCTACCAGCAGATGATCGCCGGGCGCGGCGGCGCGCACCACTGCCTCAACCCCGAGATGCGCCGGATCATCATTGAGCAGGACGACGACGCGCTGGTGGTGCGCGAGGTGGCGCCGCAGAGCCTGGGCACGATCATGGATGCGCTGGGCTACGCCGCCGAGCGGCTCGAGCCGCTGGCCCACCCGCAGCCGGCGCCAGTCGAGCGGCGCACCCTGCGCGAGCCGCTGCGGGCGCCGCGCCGGCCGCCACTGGCGCGCATGCGCTACGGCGGGCGCGAGCGCACCGGCGCTTCGGCGTCTGCGGTGTGA
- a CDS encoding tetratricopeptide repeat protein yields MHDAERDELLTQLADHRRTLAVYLRQLASLGADYAPPGVYNGSADARAAIARLKASLRAAGVEVDDQPGDAAGPELPSQSARPAQPAQVINGAAQVGLAVAGNIYGAVTINPAQVATSPGLAEALALLERMPTDENLALPAVMPLPTPHRMELARNPMFVGRDANLRMLARTLKGAQSVTAIGQIAASTGMGGIGKTNLATEFVHRYGRYFAGGVFWLSFADPAIIPTEIAACGLSGLIGQPGWHELPLDEQVALVRRAWEEPIPRLLVFDNCEDEQLVRQWRPATGGCRVLITSRRERWSTALGIVAQALDILPRAESMALLHKHRRDIAPGSQVLDAIADELGDLPLALHLAGSFLEAYSDDRVFGDPARFLSELRSQPILEHAALQGIDTTFSPTNHRLHVGRTFSLSYERLDPADPIDAGARELLACAVCLAPGEPIPRDLLIATVVDDQDDQALRRAAVRSIERARAVGLLENVGGHAFKIHRLVRWFIERIGDLHAAQAATEQTILQQSSQLQANPDITHMLAYQPHLRWVVDVALEAGRANAPYLCNEVGLCLNAIGAFAVAQGYFEQALAIFERQEPDNSNERATTLHNLAGVLWDQGNYPQARAYLEQVLRLDEARYGPVHPSTGNSLNALAMVIQDQGDYAAARPLLERALAILEHALGPDHRDTAIPLSNLAQLLSELGDYAAARPLQERALAICERVLGPDHRNTATILNNLGLLLYELGDYAAARPLLERALAICERTLGPDHRDTAMAMNNLALLLYQIGDYAAARPLWERALAILERALSPDHPDTAMILLSLAQLLSLVGDYAVARPLLERALAILERALGPDHPDMAKGLNNLGQLLSQVGDYAAARPLLERAITIYEHTLGPDHRDTAMVLNNLALLLLQVGDYAAARPLLERALAIWEHALGPNHPDMATTLNNLGGLLRDQSDLAGARSYFARALAICERSLSDEHPTIRAVRRNLANLDDAPLQTPAQQIAEIEAEAAAAVATALADASSDRAGLAQQLEARARWAEDGEHEGSPYLALAARLRVLAAQLGL; encoded by the coding sequence ATGCACGACGCCGAGCGTGATGAACTTCTAACACAGTTAGCCGACCACCGCCGCACGCTCGCGGTCTACCTGCGCCAGCTCGCCAGCCTGGGCGCCGACTACGCGCCGCCTGGCGTATACAACGGCAGTGCCGATGCGCGCGCCGCCATTGCCCGCCTGAAGGCGTCGCTGCGCGCGGCCGGCGTGGAAGTAGATGACCAGCCGGGCGATGCAGCCGGGCCGGAGCTACCCAGCCAATCGGCGCGGCCCGCCCAGCCGGCCCAGGTGATCAATGGTGCCGCACAGGTGGGCCTGGCTGTTGCAGGCAATATCTACGGCGCGGTGACAATCAACCCCGCTCAGGTGGCAACCTCGCCCGGCCTGGCCGAGGCGCTGGCGCTGCTCGAGCGGATGCCGACTGATGAGAACCTAGCTCTGCCGGCCGTAATGCCGCTGCCCACGCCGCATCGCATGGAGCTGGCGCGCAACCCCATGTTCGTCGGGCGCGATGCCAACCTCAGAATGCTGGCGCGCACACTCAAAGGTGCGCAGAGCGTGACTGCAATCGGCCAGATCGCCGCCTCGACCGGAATGGGCGGGATCGGCAAGACCAACCTGGCCACCGAGTTCGTGCATCGCTATGGCCGCTACTTTGCCGGCGGTGTGTTCTGGCTCTCGTTCGCCGACCCTGCAATTATCCCAACGGAGATCGCCGCGTGTGGCCTGAGCGGGCTCATTGGGCAGCCTGGCTGGCACGAGCTTCCGCTCGACGAGCAGGTTGCGTTGGTGCGCCGCGCCTGGGAGGAACCAATCCCGCGCCTGTTGGTGTTCGATAATTGTGAAGATGAGCAGCTGGTGCGTCAGTGGCGGCCGGCGACCGGCGGCTGCCGCGTACTGATCACCAGCCGGCGCGAACGCTGGAGCACTGCGCTTGGCATTGTCGCCCAGGCGCTCGACATCCTGCCGCGCGCCGAAAGCATGGCGCTGCTACACAAGCATCGCCGCGACATTGCGCCCGGTAGCCAGGTGCTTGACGCGATTGCTGACGAGCTGGGCGATCTGCCGCTGGCGCTGCATCTGGCCGGTAGTTTTCTCGAAGCCTATAGCGACGACCGCGTGTTCGGCGACCCGGCCAGGTTTCTTAGCGAGCTACGCAGCCAGCCGATCCTGGAGCACGCGGCGCTTCAAGGTATCGACACAACCTTCTCGCCGACTAATCATCGGCTGCATGTTGGGCGCACCTTCTCGCTGAGCTACGAGCGTCTCGACCCGGCCGACCCGATCGATGCCGGCGCGCGCGAGCTGCTGGCGTGCGCGGTGTGCCTGGCCCCCGGCGAGCCGATCCCGCGCGACCTGCTGATCGCCACGGTTGTCGACGATCAGGATGACCAGGCGCTGCGCCGTGCTGCCGTACGCAGCATTGAACGGGCGCGTGCAGTTGGCTTGCTCGAGAACGTCGGCGGCCACGCATTCAAGATTCACCGCCTGGTGCGCTGGTTCATCGAGCGTATCGGCGATCTGCATGCGGCGCAGGCGGCCACCGAGCAGACGATCCTACAGCAGAGCAGCCAGCTCCAGGCAAACCCGGATATCACCCACATGCTGGCCTACCAGCCGCACCTGCGTTGGGTTGTGGATGTGGCGCTCGAGGCCGGCCGCGCGAATGCGCCATACCTGTGTAACGAAGTCGGCCTGTGCTTGAATGCAATTGGGGCTTTTGCAGTCGCGCAGGGCTATTTCGAGCAGGCGCTGGCAATCTTCGAACGGCAGGAACCCGACAATTCCAACGAGCGGGCAACCACGCTGCATAACCTGGCCGGGGTTCTGTGGGATCAGGGGAATTACCCACAGGCACGCGCCTACCTGGAGCAGGTGCTTCGCCTCGACGAGGCGCGCTATGGGCCTGTGCATCCATCCACCGGCAACAGTCTGAATGCGCTTGCAATGGTGATCCAGGATCAAGGCGACTACGCGGCGGCGCGGCCGTTGCTGGAGCGCGCGCTGGCGATCTTGGAGCACGCGCTTGGCCCGGATCACCGCGATACAGCCATACCGCTCAGCAACCTGGCGCAGTTATTATCCGAGTTGGGCGACTATGCGGCGGCGCGGCCGTTGCAAGAGCGCGCGCTGGCGATCTGTGAGCGTGTGCTTGGCCCCGACCATCGTAACACGGCTACGATCCTCAACAACCTGGGGCTGTTACTCTACGAGTTGGGCGACTACGCGGCGGCGCGGCCGTTGCTGGAGCGCGCGCTGGCGATCTGTGAGCGCACCCTGGGGCCTGACCACCGCGACACGGCTATGGCCATGAACAACCTGGCGCTGTTGCTCTACCAGATCGGCGATTACGCGGCGGCGCGGCCACTATGGGAGCGCGCGCTGGCGATCTTGGAGCGTGCGCTGAGCCCCGATCACCCCGACACGGCCATGATCCTGCTCAGTTTGGCGCAGTTGCTGTCGTTGGTAGGCGACTATGCTGTGGCACGGCCGCTGCTTGAGCGCGCGCTGGCGATCTTAGAGCGTGCGCTTGGCCCCGATCACCCCGATATGGCGAAAGGCCTGAACAACCTGGGGCAATTGCTATCGCAGGTGGGCGACTACGCGGCGGCGCGGCCGTTGCTGGAGCGCGCGATCACAATCTATGAACACACACTGGGGCCTGACCATCGCGACACGGCTATGGTTCTGAACAACCTGGCGCTGTTGCTATTGCAGGTGGGCGACTACGCGGCGGCGCGGCCGTTGCTGGAGCGCGCGCTGGCGATCTGGGAGCATGCGCTGGGGCCTAACCACCCCGACATGGCCACGACGCTCAACAACCTGGGTGGCCTGCTGCGCGACCAGAGCGACCTGGCCGGTGCGCGCAGCTACTTCGCGCGCGCGCTGGCGATCTGTGAGCGTAGCCTCAGCGATGAACACCCCACCATCCGCGCGGTGCGGCGCAATCTCGCGAACCTGGACGATGCGCCGCTACAAACTCCTGCGCAGCAGATCGCCGAGATCGAGGCAGAAGCCGCAGCAGCCGTCGCCACAGCGTTAGCCGATGCCAGCAGTGATCGCGCCGGGCTGGCGCAGCAGCTCGAAGCGCGGGCGCGCTGGGCCGAAGACGGCGAGCATGAGGGGTCGCCCTACCTGGCGCTGGCCGCACGCCTAAGGGTGCTGGCCGCACAGCTGGGGTTGTAG
- a CDS encoding Stp1/IreP family PP2C-type Ser/Thr phosphatase yields the protein MSDTCPSCGAPVQQRSRFCPACGRALAPPAPPAAAPPREAEAPLEVALHSPKHVSINGESLNLRELINVVESGVHWWQGKLTSVDIATREQAAESIEELSRVLHSLAKQLAQGRETIRITTRLPVLRSYGVGCPACGRGNRAGAKYCLGCGALLDSQAQPETLTETPMPLRFKIAARTDQGKVRRNNQDSIYTGSFRLRGGTARLCLVADGMGGAKAGEQASRIASEVAQAQIQREADGQPADDDSAWQSLLRNAARAANRRVYEESRVDDARKGMGTTLTIALVVGERLHIASVGDSRAYLLNAGGVTKDGATTAQLTSDHSLVARLVDIGQITPEQARTHPQRNLLYRSIGTDPSVEVDTLSEQLEPGDVVLLCSDGLFNHVRDDEIAQIALEQTDPNHACERLVALANERGGRDNISVVLVRVEGTKASEKR from the coding sequence ATGAGCGATACTTGCCCATCCTGTGGCGCGCCGGTGCAGCAGCGCTCGCGCTTCTGCCCAGCCTGCGGGCGCGCGCTCGCGCCGCCTGCGCCACCCGCCGCCGCCCCGCCGCGCGAGGCCGAAGCGCCGCTCGAGGTGGCGCTCCATTCGCCCAAGCACGTCAGCATCAACGGCGAATCGCTGAATCTACGCGAGCTGATAAACGTGGTAGAATCAGGCGTACACTGGTGGCAGGGCAAGCTAACCAGCGTCGATATTGCGACGCGCGAGCAGGCCGCCGAGTCGATCGAGGAGCTGTCGCGGGTGCTGCACAGCCTGGCCAAGCAGCTTGCGCAGGGCCGCGAGACGATCCGGATCACCACGCGGCTGCCGGTGCTGCGATCCTACGGGGTTGGCTGCCCGGCTTGCGGCCGCGGCAATCGGGCTGGTGCCAAGTATTGCCTGGGCTGCGGGGCGCTGCTCGACAGCCAGGCGCAGCCAGAGACGCTAACGGAAACGCCGATGCCACTGCGCTTCAAGATCGCCGCGCGCACCGACCAGGGCAAGGTGCGCAGAAACAACCAGGACTCGATCTACACCGGGAGCTTCAGGCTGCGCGGCGGCACCGCGCGGCTGTGCCTGGTTGCCGACGGCATGGGCGGCGCGAAGGCCGGCGAGCAAGCCAGCCGGATCGCGTCTGAGGTGGCGCAGGCCCAGATCCAGCGCGAGGCCGATGGCCAGCCGGCCGACGACGATAGCGCCTGGCAGAGCCTGCTGCGCAACGCCGCCAGGGCCGCCAACCGCCGCGTCTACGAAGAGTCGCGCGTTGACGATGCGCGTAAGGGCATGGGCACCACGCTCACGATCGCGCTGGTTGTCGGCGAGCGGCTGCATATCGCCTCAGTCGGCGACTCGCGCGCATACCTGCTGAATGCCGGCGGCGTCACCAAAGACGGCGCGACCACCGCGCAGCTTACGTCCGACCATAGCCTGGTGGCGCGGCTGGTCGACATCGGCCAGATCACACCCGAGCAGGCCCGCACGCACCCGCAGCGCAACCTGCTGTACCGCTCGATCGGCACCGACCCGTCAGTCGAGGTCGACACCCTGTCGGAGCAGCTTGAGCCGGGCGATGTGGTGCTGCTCTGCTCGGATGGCCTATTCAACCACGTGCGCGACGACGAGATCGCCCAGATCGCGCTCGAGCAGACCGACCCCAACCACGCTTGCGAGCGGCTGGTGGCACTGGCAAACGAGCGCGGCGGGCGCGATAATATCAGCGTGGTGCTGGTGCGTGTCGAGGGGACCAAGGCCAGTGAAAAGCGATAA